The Roseimicrobium gellanilyticum DNA segment CGGTGACGCCGACGAGCGGCGGCAATCTCTATGCGACGGGCAATGCGATTGTGCAGGATGCCGCTTTCGCCACCAGCGTGACCACCACCACGCGTACCACGACCATCGAGCGCCTCTTCCGTCGTTATGAAGAAGGTATGGAAGGCTGGGACGCGGAGCTGGCGCTTCTCGTGCCAGGATTGGACAAGTACTTCGACCTCCGTTTCATCGGCGGCTACTACAGCTTCGACAATCAACCCTTCGGACCGCAGGAAGGTGGCACGGGGAATGTGGAAGGCTGGAAGGCGGGCGTGGAAATCCGCCCGGTGCCTGCAGTGATTCTTACCGGCACGTGGTATGAAGATGAGCGCCTGACCGGCAGTGACTGGACAGCGGGTGTGCAGCTTCAAGTCCCCTTCGAAATGGGCGACCTCGGCGATGGCAAGGGCTTCTGGGACCGCATCGGTGATGCCTTCACCCCGCGTCGCCGTCACCTCGTCGAGCGTCTCGCGGAACCGGTGCATCGCCAGAATGCGGCGGTGAAGATTGCCAACAGTGTGGAAGAGGAAGAAACCGAGACGACCACCAGCGTGAAGCGCGTGACGAAGGTCGTCTCCAATCGTCAGGGACAGATCGTCATTGCGGATGACATCGTGTTCGTGAACAACGGCGATGCGGTGGGCAATGGCATCCAGGCGGGCACGAGCGCACAGCTCGGCGCGAACGGCACGGCGGAGCGTCCTTATGATACCGTCACCGAAGGCGCGACCACGGCGGGCACGAATGCCAACACCAGCGGCAGAACCTGGTCCGTGTACACGCAGGCCACCGGCACGACTTACAATGACATCGCGGAAGCCATTGGCAGCACGAAGTTCATCAGTTCCTTTACGGCCATCGTCGCACCGAACGGCAAAACCTTCGGTGGCAATACCGCCCGCCCGGTGGTGGATGGCGGTCTCTATGCCATCGACATTCCCTTCATGCAGGTGACAGGCTATGACATCCAGGGCGGGACCGAAGGCGGTGGCATCTACGCGGAGAACGTGCGTGAGCTGCTGGTGAACGACAACATCGTGAACGTGGAGTCCAATGGTGTGACCGTCCGCAACACGGGAGGTATCACGACCCTCGCGACCATTTCACAGAACGACATCACCTCGGGAGTTATTGGTGTGCGGGGTGAGAGCGACGGGGACAACACCACCCTGCTCGACATCACCGTGTCTGGGAACATCTTCCAAGATGCCACCGATGCCGGGGTGCAGCTCTCTTCCCTGGATGACTCCGTGCTGGATGCGACGGTCACCGGCAATCAGTTCTTCGGTACCATCGCCCGTCCCGTCGATGCCATAAGCAATGGCACTTCGGACATGAGGCTCACCATCGCGCAGAACGAGCTGGATGGCACTTTCAACTTTGGCATCTCCACCGACGCCAATGACGGCTCCGCCCTCACCGGCACCATCGAGGGGAATACCCTGGAGGGCACCTACCAGCGTGGCATCATGAACAACCAGGCCGGCACCTCCACAGTCGCGGTGGATACCCTCAATAACCAACTCAGCGGCAATTTCACCTTCGGAGGTATCTGGTACTTCTCCCAGCCTGCGGTGGGCGGCGAATTGACCGGCACCATGCGGGGCAATGAGTTGAGCGGCACCTTTGGGGGACCAGCGGGCATCCGCGTCCAGGCAGGGTCGACCAGCGTCGATGCCTCGCTGGATGTCACCGTGGCGGACAACATCCTGAGCGGCACGTTTGCCAGCGGTATCTACCTGGCCAAAGCTGGGCAAGCGCTGGGTGCCTACACCGTGAATGTCACCGGGAATACGCTCTCTGGAACGTTCACTGCGAACGGCATTTACCTTCCCATGCAAGGGGCTCCCACGCCTCTTCCGGCAACGGTGAATATCACGGATAACCTCCTTACCGGGAGCTTCCTTCGTGGCATCTGGTATGATGTGCGTGGGAACGAGAATGTCAGTGGCGTGGTCAGCAACAATACCCTCGCCACGGGCTCAAGCTACACGACTGGCGGCATCGTTTTCAGTACTGGCACAGCAGGCAGCATCACGATCACCGGGTTTAATGGGAACAGCATTCTGGGAACCGGGCCCGTGGGCATGATCATCAATGAAGGGTCGAGTGGTACCATCAGTGTGAATGGGGCCCTGGACGCTGCCTTGGGCAATCAGGTGGACAACGAGAGCGGCAACAAGCTCGAGAGCAGTGGCTCGGTGAGCGGCAGCTTCTTCCTAAATGGCGTGCAAGTCACGCTGCCGGCCACGGAGCCGTGATTTGGGATTTGTTCTTCGTTCTTAGCGCTTCGTTAGCGGGCCAAAGCCGCGCCTTCACCGGGTGCGGCTTTGGTTTTGGTGGGGTAGGGGGAAACGCAAAGCAGCGAAGCAGCAGAGGTACTGAAGGAGGTTAGGCCTTCCGGCCTGACAGCGGGCGTTGGGTCTTCTGACCCGACAGCATCGAGGTGGCCGTTTTGTCGTCGTGCCGGAATGGCGGGTAGGAAAACCCGCCGGACGCTGTCCGGTCAGGAGACCCGACTTCCAGGCGAACTGCGCCCGTCATGGATGATGTTCCAAACGGATAGTGGCCGACTTTCTCCGAAAGTCGCTGCGTCTGGAAGTCACCCATGGAGGTGGTTTTCACCCGCATCGATTCTCGGAGAGAATCGGCCACTATTGATGCACCTCCCGTAGTGTGGTGGGCGGGAAGACACTCCGGGTTAAGCTGAGTCACTGCTGTCGGGTCAGAAGACCCCACGCCCACTGTCAGGCGGGACGCCTAACCTCCTTCAGTTTCTTTGCTGTCCGGCGTTCCGCCCTTACGCGGCAGGCTAGCCCCGGGTCCGGCGGTTGATTTCGTCGATTTGGCCGTTCAAAGTGCAATAGTCGTACACCCAGCCGACGAGGAAGAGGCCCCCGGTGACGAGCCAGAGCAGGCCGGTGAGGACCTTCCCCATGTAAAAGCGGTGGACGCCGAAGACACCCAGGAAGGTCTGCAGAATCCAGGCCACGGAGTAGTCGATGGGGCCAGAGGTGTATTTCCGGTCCGCTTTTTCGTCCATGCCGGGAATCAGGAAGAGGTCGATGAGCCAGCCGATGCCCAGAAGGCCGAGGGTGAAGAACCAGATGGCGCCGGTCACCGGCTTGCCGAAATAGAAACGGTGGGCGCCGGTGAACCCGAAAATCCAGAGCAGGTAGCCGATGGTCTTGCTGTGGGTCTTGTTGGAAGGGGTGTCCGTCATGGAGGGTGGGAGGGAGGGAAAAAGGGTACTTTGCAATGCTGATACGCATCTCCCCCGTCGTCGTCGTAGAAATCGCAACCAATTTTTACCTTGCGATTCAGGCGATTTCGGCAAATTTAACAGAACCAGCAGCCCTTCTGACACGATTCAGACTGCCGGAATGAGATTTCTACTGCATGCCAGCGACAACTGCGAACAGCGCCATCACCCGTTTCGAAACGGTCGTGAAAGAGTGGAGCGTGCTTGCGAGTTAAGTGTGTCCCGTATGGTGACTGCTGCTGCCATGTTCCGTCCCTGTTTTTCGATCCTTTGCGGGATCACGTCATCCGAAACCATTGGAGGTTAACCTATAAACCCTAGCTTCAACAATCGTCCCCGACCCGGCTTCCAGCGTGGAGGCCGTTACCAAGACCAAACCCGCGTCAATGACCGCATTCGGGCACCGAAGGTGCGCGTGATTGACGGTGTATCCGGACAGCAAATCGGGGTGCTTCCCACTGGACAGGCCATCCGCATGGCGCGTGAGCGCGGCCTGGATCTCATCGAAATCTCCGCCTCGGCCGACCCGCCGGTGTGCAAAATCGTCGACTACGGCAAGTACAAGTACGAGCAGGAGAAGAAGAAGAAGGAGGCCGCCAAGAGCCAGAAGGGCGGGAAGCTGAAGGAAATGAAATTCCGCATCGGCATCGACCCGCACGACTACACCATCAAGATCGCCCACGCGGAGGAGTTCC contains these protein-coding regions:
- a CDS encoding TM2 domain-containing protein; this translates as MTDTPSNKTHSKTIGYLLWIFGFTGAHRFYFGKPVTGAIWFFTLGLLGIGWLIDLFLIPGMDEKADRKYTSGPIDYSVAWILQTFLGVFGVHRFYMGKVLTGLLWLVTGGLFLVGWVYDYCTLNGQIDEINRRTRG
- a CDS encoding inverse autotransporter beta domain-containing protein; this encodes MAPKPSRRVAAPLALAASLLLPLLSSAGPVEKNPVGKGTVQVAEAHPMYLGTINSGIKTNDAYTDGNFSIVAPIWSTLGADSTLSGGVLFLEPYVSYGEGGEVAASFGLGYRHLFGTQSVSALTNHDGHQAGFLEEGVFIGANMFVDMLDTEANNQFWQLGVGLEAGTRYLEVRGNYYIPLSDKQVADEFRTRETFQSTSSQAHQTVTPTSGGNLYATGNAIVQDAAFATSVTTTTRTTTIERLFRRYEEGMEGWDAELALLVPGLDKYFDLRFIGGYYSFDNQPFGPQEGGTGNVEGWKAGVEIRPVPAVILTGTWYEDERLTGSDWTAGVQLQVPFEMGDLGDGKGFWDRIGDAFTPRRRHLVERLAEPVHRQNAAVKIANSVEEEETETTTSVKRVTKVVSNRQGQIVIADDIVFVNNGDAVGNGIQAGTSAQLGANGTAERPYDTVTEGATTAGTNANTSGRTWSVYTQATGTTYNDIAEAIGSTKFISSFTAIVAPNGKTFGGNTARPVVDGGLYAIDIPFMQVTGYDIQGGTEGGGIYAENVRELLVNDNIVNVESNGVTVRNTGGITTLATISQNDITSGVIGVRGESDGDNTTLLDITVSGNIFQDATDAGVQLSSLDDSVLDATVTGNQFFGTIARPVDAISNGTSDMRLTIAQNELDGTFNFGISTDANDGSALTGTIEGNTLEGTYQRGIMNNQAGTSTVAVDTLNNQLSGNFTFGGIWYFSQPAVGGELTGTMRGNELSGTFGGPAGIRVQAGSTSVDASLDVTVADNILSGTFASGIYLAKAGQALGAYTVNVTGNTLSGTFTANGIYLPMQGAPTPLPATVNITDNLLTGSFLRGIWYDVRGNENVSGVVSNNTLATGSSYTTGGIVFSTGTAGSITITGFNGNSILGTGPVGMIINEGSSGTISVNGALDAALGNQVDNESGNKLESSGSVSGSFFLNGVQVTLPATEP